CAAGCTCAACGCCGGCGAGGTCGACACCTCCCTGGCCTCGATGGCCAAGTGGTGGACCACCGAGCTGCAGAAGAAGCTCGTCGACCAGGGCGTGCAGCTGCACGGCGGCTACGGCTACATGAACGAGTACCCCATCGCCAAGGCCTACGTCGACAGCCGGATCCAGACCATCTACGGCGGAACCACCGAGATCCAGAAGGAGATCATCGGCCGCGGCCTCGGCGTCTGAGGAGGGGTCTCACCCCCGCGGGCTCCTCGCGCGTCCGGCACACTGCTCCCCATGAAGCGACGTTGGGTCTGGCCGCTGCTGATCGTGCTCGTCTGGGTGTTCGTGGGTGGCCCCCTCGGCTCCTTCGCCGGCCAGCTGGGCAGCGTCCAGGAGAACGACAACGCCGCCTTCCTGCCCGAGAGCTCCGAGTCGACCCAGGTGCTGGAGACCCTCACCGGCTTCCAGGAGGAGCAGACCGTGCCCACCACGGTCGTCTTCCAGCGCAACGGCGGCCTCGCGGGAGCCGACAACGAGGCCATCGCGGCGTACGCCGAGGAGCTGGGCCAGCTCGCTGACGTGGTCCGCGTCCAGGGCCCGGTGCCCTCCGAGGACTCCGAGGCCGCCCAGCTGGTCCTCCAGCTCGGCGTCACCGACGGCGAGGCGATCATCGAGAGCGTCGACGAGGTGCGAGCCGTGCTCGACGACGCCCCCGAGGGCCTCGAGGCCTACGTCGGCGGGCCGGGCGGCATCACCGCCGACCTGGTCAACGCCTTCGGCGCGATCGACGGCCTGCTCCTGCTCGTCGCCCTGGGCGTCGTGCTGGTGATCCTCGTGATCGTCTACCGCACGCCGGTGCTGCCCTTCGTGGTCCTCTTCTCCTCCGTCCTGGGCCTCGGGCTCGCCTCCGCCTCCATCTACGCGCTGGCCTCGGCCGGCGTGATCGCGCTCAGCGGTCAGAGCCAGGGCATCCTCTTCATCCTCGCCATCGGTGCCGCGACCGACTACTCGCTGCTGCTGGTGGCCCGCTTCCGCGAGGAGCTGCGCGACCGGGAGTCGAAGTACGACGCCATGCGCGCCTCGCTGCGTGCCGTGCTCGAGCCCATCAGCGCCTCGGGCGCGACGGTGATCCTGGGCCTGCTGTGCCTGCTCCTCTCGGACCTCGCCAGCCTCAAGGGCCTCGGTCCGGTGGGCGCCATCGGCATCGCCGCAGCCATGCTGGTCTCGCTCACCTTCCTGCCGGCGGCGCTGGTGCTGCTGGGCCGCAAGGCCTTCTGGCCGCTGGTCCCGGCCTACGGATCGGACCACAAGGTCACCGAGGGTCTGTGGGGCCGTGTCTCCGACCTGGTGCGCGACAAGGCCGTGGCCGTGGCCAGCGTGACCACGCTGGTGCTGGCGGTCTTCGCCGGCTTCGCCTTCACCCTCGACGAGGACCCGGTCCCCCAGACGGACCTGTTCCTCACCGCCGAGGAGTCGGTGGCCGCCCAGGACGTGCTCGACGCGCACTTCGACGCCGACACCGCCAGCCCGCTGCAGATCGTGGTGCCCACCGACCAGCTAGGCCCGGTCCTCGAGCTCGTCAGCGCCGACGAGGGCGTCTCGCAGGAGAGCGAGGGCCGGCAGCCGCCGGTGGTCCCGATCCCCGAGGCGGACGACCCGCAGCAGCCGCGCAGCGTGGACGGCAGGAGCATCGTGATCGCCAACCTCGCCGACGGCAGCGAGACCGCGGCCGCGACCGCCACCGTGGAGCGGCTGCGCGCCGACCTCGCCGAGGTGGACCCCGACATCCTCGTCGGCGGCTCCACCGCGACCCTGCTCGACACCCGCGAGACCACCAACCGCGACCGCGCCGTGGTGATCCCGACCATCCTCGTGGTCATCTTCCTGGTCCTGGCCCTGCTGCTGCGCTCGCTGGCGGCCGCCGGGCTGCTGATCCTCGCCAACGTGCTGTCCTTCGGTGCCACCATCGGCGTCAGCGCCCTGGTCTTCGAGCACGTCTTCGACTTCCCGGCCAGCGATCCCTCGACGCTGTTGATCGGCTTCGTCTTCCTGGTCGCGCTGGGCATCGACTACTCGATCTTCCTGATGACCCGGGTGCGTGAGGAGGCGCTGCGGCTGGGCACCCGACCGGGCATCCTCAAGGGGCTCTCGGTGACCGGCGGGGTGATCACCTCGGCCGGCGTCGTGCTGGCCGCGACCTTCGCCGCCCTGGGCGTCGTGCCGATCATCTTCCTGGCGCAGATCGCCTTCATCGTCTCCTTCGGCGTCCTCCTGGACACCCTCGTCGTGCGCTCGCTGCTGGTCCCGGCGGTCTGCTACCTCGCCGGCCCGCGCACCTGGTGGCCCTCCGCGCTGGCCGCCGCCGAGCAGCCCGCGGACCGAGCTGTCCCGGCCGGTGGGCCCGGCCACGAGGACCGTGGTCGTCGCGGATAATGTGCGGTGATGAGCCAGCAGCCGACGCCCCAGCAGGTACGCCGCGCCCTGGCGAGAGCGGAGCGAGGAGCGGCGCTGGACCCGGCCGAGGCCGAGGTGCTCCTGGCCGCCACCGGCGCCGACCTGGACCGGCTCTGTGCGGCCGCCGCCCAGGTCCGCGACGCCGGTCTGCTCGCGGCGGGCCGACCGGGCGTGGTGACCTACTCCCCCAAGGTGTTCATCCCGATCACCCGGCTGTGCCGCGACCGCTGCCACTACTGCACCTTCGTCGAGACGCCCGCCCAGGCGGCGCGCGGGGGGCGGGCGCCGTACCTGTCCCCCGACGAGATCCTCGACATCGCCCGCCAGGGCGCCGAGCTCGGCTGCCTGGAGGCGCTGTTCACCCTCGGTGACCGACCCGAGGACCGCTGGCCCGAGGCCCAGGCGTGGCTCGACGAGCAGGGCTACGACTCGACGCTGTCCTACCTCCGCGCGATGGCGGTGCGGGTGCTCGAGGAGACCGGGCTGCTGCCGCACCTCAACCCGGGCGTGATGACCTGGGAGGAGATGAACCGTCTCAAGCCGGTGTCGCCGTCGATGGGGATGATGCTCGAGACCACCAGCCGGCGGCTCTTCGAGACCAAGGGCGAGGCGCACCACGGCTCCCCCGACAAGGACCCCGACGTGCGCCTGCGCGTGCTCGAGGACGCCGGGCGGCTCTCGATCCCGTTCACGACCGGGCTGCTGGTGGGGATCGGCGAGGACCTCACCGAGCGCGCCGAGACGATCTTCGCGCTGCGCAAGGTCGCCAAGGCCTTCGGCTCGGTGCAGGAGGTCATCGTCCAGAACTTCCGGGCCAAGCCCGACACCGCGATGCGCCACACCGACGACCTCGACCTCGACGAGTACCGCGCCGCGATCGCGGTGACCCGGTTGGTGCTCGGCCCCAAGGCCCGGGTGCAGGCGCCGCCGAACCTCGTGGACCTCGCGGAGTGCCAGGCGCTGCTCGGCGCCGGCGTCGACGACTGGGGCGGCGTCTCGCCGCTGACCCCCGACCACGTCAACCCCGAGCGCCCCTGGCCCTCGCTGGAGCGGCTGCGCGAGATCACCGCCGCCTGCGGGCTCGAGCTGGCCGCGCGGCTGACCGTGCACCCCGAGTACGTCCGCGCGGCGCTCCAGGACGGCGCCCCGTGGCTGGACCCGCGCGTGGTGGGTCACGTGGCGGCCCTGGCCCGGCCCGACGGCCTGGCCCGCGACGGCGTACGCCCGGTGGGTCGGCCGTGGCAGGAGCCCGAGGGCGGCTTCGAGTCGACCGGTCGCACCGACCTGCACACCGCGGTGGACGACGACGGCCCCGGTGGGGGCCGCACCGACGACCGGCGCTCGGACTTCAGCGAGGTCTACGGCGACTGGGAGTCCGTCAAGACGGCCGCCGAGAGCACCTCCGTCGACGGGGCCCCGGCCGTGCTGCACGCCGAGGGACGCGCCGCGATGGCCGCCGCGGAGGCCGACCCGGGCGGGCTCTCCGACGAGCACGCCTACACGCTGATGACCGCCGAGGGCGCGCTGCTCGACGAGGTCTGCCGCCTGGCCGACCACCTGCGCCACGAGGCCGTGGGCGACGACGTCACCTACATCGTCAACCGCAACATCAACTTCACCAACGTCTGCTACGTCGGCTGCCGCTTCTGCGCCTTCGCGCAGCGCAAGACCGACGCCGACGCCTACACGCTGTCCCTCGACGAGGTGGCCGACCGGGCCGCGGAGGCCTGGGACCTCGGCGCCACCGAGGTCTGCATG
This Nocardioides dokdonensis FR1436 DNA region includes the following protein-coding sequences:
- a CDS encoding MMPL family transporter, with translation MKRRWVWPLLIVLVWVFVGGPLGSFAGQLGSVQENDNAAFLPESSESTQVLETLTGFQEEQTVPTTVVFQRNGGLAGADNEAIAAYAEELGQLADVVRVQGPVPSEDSEAAQLVLQLGVTDGEAIIESVDEVRAVLDDAPEGLEAYVGGPGGITADLVNAFGAIDGLLLLVALGVVLVILVIVYRTPVLPFVVLFSSVLGLGLASASIYALASAGVIALSGQSQGILFILAIGAATDYSLLLVARFREELRDRESKYDAMRASLRAVLEPISASGATVILGLLCLLLSDLASLKGLGPVGAIGIAAAMLVSLTFLPAALVLLGRKAFWPLVPAYGSDHKVTEGLWGRVSDLVRDKAVAVASVTTLVLAVFAGFAFTLDEDPVPQTDLFLTAEESVAAQDVLDAHFDADTASPLQIVVPTDQLGPVLELVSADEGVSQESEGRQPPVVPIPEADDPQQPRSVDGRSIVIANLADGSETAAATATVERLRADLAEVDPDILVGGSTATLLDTRETTNRDRAVVIPTILVVIFLVLALLLRSLAAAGLLILANVLSFGATIGVSALVFEHVFDFPASDPSTLLIGFVFLVALGIDYSIFLMTRVREEALRLGTRPGILKGLSVTGGVITSAGVVLAATFAALGVVPIIFLAQIAFIVSFGVLLDTLVVRSLLVPAVCYLAGPRTWWPSALAAAEQPADRAVPAGGPGHEDRGRRG
- a CDS encoding bifunctional FO biosynthesis protein CofGH → MSQQPTPQQVRRALARAERGAALDPAEAEVLLAATGADLDRLCAAAAQVRDAGLLAAGRPGVVTYSPKVFIPITRLCRDRCHYCTFVETPAQAARGGRAPYLSPDEILDIARQGAELGCLEALFTLGDRPEDRWPEAQAWLDEQGYDSTLSYLRAMAVRVLEETGLLPHLNPGVMTWEEMNRLKPVSPSMGMMLETTSRRLFETKGEAHHGSPDKDPDVRLRVLEDAGRLSIPFTTGLLVGIGEDLTERAETIFALRKVAKAFGSVQEVIVQNFRAKPDTAMRHTDDLDLDEYRAAIAVTRLVLGPKARVQAPPNLVDLAECQALLGAGVDDWGGVSPLTPDHVNPERPWPSLERLREITAACGLELAARLTVHPEYVRAALQDGAPWLDPRVVGHVAALARPDGLARDGVRPVGRPWQEPEGGFESTGRTDLHTAVDDDGPGGGRTDDRRSDFSEVYGDWESVKTAAESTSVDGAPAVLHAEGRAAMAAAEADPGGLSDEHAYTLMTAEGALLDEVCRLADHLRHEAVGDDVTYIVNRNINFTNVCYVGCRFCAFAQRKTDADAYTLSLDEVADRAAEAWDLGATEVCMQGGIDPELPATAYFDLVTAVKQRVPEMHVHAFSPMEIVNGTARTGLSIEDFLIKAREAGLGSLPGTAAEILDDEVRWVLTKGKLPARTWVEIVSTAHRVGIPTTSTMMYGHVDNPRHWVGHLRVLSRIQDESLAAGSTGFTEFVPLPFVHTSSPIYLAGVARPGPSMRDNLAVHAMARILLHGRIDNIQTSWVKLGVEGTRAMLRAGVNDVGGTLMEETISRMAGSEHGSAKTVEELRDMAAGIGRPVHERTTLYARR